In one window of Thermithiobacillus tepidarius DSM 3134 DNA:
- a CDS encoding type 1 glutamine amidotransferase — protein sequence MSEILILQHAEHESPGFFGELLREHDLPFRILRLDLGEALPTDLDGIRALVMMGGPMSVNDEQAYPWLAPEMALIRQAVAAGLPTLGHCLGGQLISKALGGTVGPNPVKEIGWHAVERTPAGADSPFLRELPRRFELFHWHGEAFSLPPGAVHLLRNENCERQAFSIGEHVLAFQCHPEITAEMVRDWCGEMAADLASRDPAVQSPATMQQDLETRAGHLHEIARRLYAPWLARARQGRIAP from the coding sequence GTGTCTGAAATTCTGATCCTGCAACATGCCGAGCATGAAAGTCCGGGCTTTTTCGGTGAGCTGCTGCGCGAACACGATCTGCCCTTTCGCATTCTGCGGCTGGATCTCGGCGAAGCGTTGCCGACCGACCTGGATGGCATCCGCGCCCTGGTCATGATGGGCGGACCGATGAGCGTCAACGATGAACAGGCGTATCCTTGGCTCGCGCCGGAAATGGCGTTGATCCGCCAAGCGGTGGCGGCCGGCCTGCCCACGCTCGGCCATTGCCTCGGCGGCCAGCTCATCAGCAAGGCCTTGGGCGGCACGGTGGGTCCGAATCCGGTCAAGGAAATCGGCTGGCATGCAGTGGAACGGACCCCGGCCGGCGCCGACAGCCCCTTTCTACGGGAGCTGCCCCGGCGCTTCGAACTGTTTCACTGGCATGGCGAGGCCTTCAGTCTGCCCCCTGGCGCCGTGCATCTGTTGCGTAACGAAAACTGCGAACGCCAGGCCTTCAGCATCGGCGAGCACGTGCTTGCTTTCCAATGCCACCCCGAAATCACGGCTGAGATGGTGCGCGACTGGTGCGGCGAAATGGCAGCGGACCTCGCCAGTCGCGACCCCGCCGTGCAGAGCCCGGCGACCATGCAGCAGGACCTGGAGACCCGCGCCGGCCATCTGCATGAGATCGCCCGCCGGCTCTATGCTCCCTGGCTGGCACGGGCACGGCAAGGCCGGATTGCGCCATGA
- a CDS encoding sirohydrochlorin chelatase — MTAARAHILLAHGSRDPRWCASFERLAEALRQRSPGRRIWLAYLELATPTLLDCLGEAAARGLCDVRVTPLFLAVGEHLARDIPMRLAEAESAFPDLRIRLDPALGEHAAVRAAILASLD, encoded by the coding sequence ATGACCGCCGCCCGTGCCCACATCCTGCTCGCCCACGGCTCGCGCGACCCGCGCTGGTGCGCCAGCTTCGAACGCCTTGCCGAGGCGTTGCGCCAGCGAAGCCCGGGGCGCCGGATCTGGCTGGCCTATCTCGAACTCGCCACGCCGACTCTGCTCGATTGCCTTGGCGAGGCGGCTGCCCGCGGCCTTTGCGATGTCCGCGTGACGCCACTCTTCCTGGCCGTGGGCGAGCATCTGGCACGCGACATTCCGATGCGCTTGGCCGAGGCCGAAAGCGCCTTTCCCGATCTCCGCATCCGCCTGGACCCAGCTTTGGGCGAACACGCCGCCGTGCGGGCAGCGATACTCGCTTCCCTGGATTAG
- a CDS encoding HAD family hydrolase, with protein MLIDLAGVLYSGAQPLPGAREALARLQAAGLSCRFLTDTTRSTRAQVAAQLQQMGFAIAENTIASAPLATRARLLAGSLRPMLLVHPHLLPEFDGIPKEKPNTVVVGDAGGSFSYGRLNSAFRLLLQGAPLLAMGRNRYFQDVDGLSLDQGPFAPWRRPPGSRPRCSASPPRLFSTACSGSCTPSRHKPS; from the coding sequence GTGCTCATCGATCTGGCAGGCGTGCTCTATAGTGGCGCTCAGCCACTCCCGGGTGCGCGGGAAGCTCTGGCGCGTCTCCAGGCGGCGGGCCTGTCCTGCCGCTTTCTCACCGACACCACGCGTAGCACCCGCGCTCAAGTCGCAGCGCAGCTACAGCAGATGGGTTTCGCGATTGCCGAGAACACCATTGCCAGTGCCCCGCTTGCCACGCGCGCGCGGCTGCTGGCCGGCAGTCTGCGGCCCATGCTGCTGGTGCATCCCCATCTCCTGCCCGAGTTCGACGGCATTCCAAAGGAAAAACCCAATACCGTGGTGGTCGGCGATGCCGGCGGCAGCTTCAGCTATGGGCGGCTGAACAGTGCCTTTCGCCTGCTGCTGCAGGGCGCACCCCTGCTCGCCATGGGGCGCAACCGCTATTTTCAGGATGTGGATGGCCTCTCCCTCGACCAGGGACCCTTCGCGCCCTGGAGGAGGCCGCCGGGGTCGAGGCCGAGGTGCTCGGCAAGCCCGCCAAGGCTTTTTTCGACAGCGTGCTCGGGCAGCTGCACGCCGAGCCGACACAAGCCATCATGA
- the ybiB gene encoding DNA-binding protein YbiB, whose translation MRTWTQMLGDVARGANAARDLPFEEAEALFAAWLADELPALEQGALWTAYRIKGESTDELLGFVAALEASAPALPRPGSAALPVLLPAYNGARRAANLLPLLALVLARAGAPVLLHGSYGGISDPAAARLTDHSPAGRLSAGTILTALGHAPSESRGDISEQLESRGLAYAPIDALYPGLARMLALRQRLGVRSSAHTVAKLFNPFAGPALQVAAVTHPPYLNRLKAVFEASRRNALLFRGTEGEPVAHPQRRPALIAVRAGRAELLFDKDSAPLKALSALPADASLGATCRFTEAVLAGRLPLPVPLADQAAAILCLSGRASSPQAAYSLLPAAPVAQGVS comes from the coding sequence ATGAGGACCTGGACGCAAATGCTTGGCGATGTGGCGCGTGGCGCCAATGCCGCCCGCGACCTGCCGTTTGAAGAAGCCGAAGCCCTCTTTGCCGCCTGGCTGGCGGACGAACTGCCGGCACTGGAGCAGGGCGCGCTGTGGACCGCTTACCGCATCAAAGGTGAAAGCACGGACGAACTGCTGGGCTTTGTCGCGGCCCTGGAGGCCAGCGCGCCCGCTCTGCCCCGGCCCGGAAGCGCTGCCCTGCCCGTGCTGCTGCCCGCCTACAACGGCGCCCGGCGCGCTGCCAACCTCCTGCCTCTGCTGGCCTTGGTCCTGGCCCGCGCGGGCGCGCCGGTGCTGCTGCACGGCAGCTATGGCGGCATCAGCGATCCCGCTGCCGCGCGGCTTACCGATCACAGCCCAGCCGGGCGCCTGAGCGCCGGCACCATCCTGACGGCCCTGGGCCACGCACCGTCCGAGAGCCGCGGCGACATTTCCGAGCAACTCGAAAGCCGAGGCTTGGCCTATGCACCGATCGATGCACTGTATCCCGGCCTTGCGCGCATGCTGGCCCTGCGTCAGCGCCTCGGGGTGCGCTCCAGCGCTCATACCGTGGCCAAGCTCTTCAACCCTTTCGCCGGCCCGGCCTTGCAGGTGGCGGCCGTCACCCATCCGCCCTATCTGAACCGGCTGAAAGCCGTATTCGAGGCCAGCAGGCGCAACGCACTCCTGTTTCGCGGCACGGAGGGCGAACCGGTGGCCCATCCCCAACGTCGTCCGGCGCTGATCGCCGTGCGCGCCGGGCGCGCCGAGCTGCTCTTCGACAAGGACAGCGCGCCGCTGAAAGCACTGTCCGCCCTGCCCGCCGACGCCAGCCTCGGCGCCACCTGCCGTTTTACCGAAGCGGTACTGGCCGGCCGCCTGCCCCTGCCCGTGCCGCTGGCGGATCAGGCCGCCGCCATCCTTTGTCTGAGCGGTCGGGCTTCCAGTCCGCAGGCCGCCTACTCGCTGTTGCCGGCGGCACCCGTCGCCCAAGGAGTTTCGTGA
- the cobA gene encoding uroporphyrinogen-III C-methyltransferase, with protein sequence MHAGTVSLIGAGPGDPELLTLKALRRIQAADIIFYDALVNPEILAHARPGVRLVDVGKRGGQASTPQISIQAQLVRAASQGLAVVRLKGGDPFIFGRGGEECMALRAAGITFEVVPGITSGMAAAAYAGVPLTYRGLSQSVAFVTGHEAPNAPKVDWGRMAQGADTLVIYMGVSHLPEIVAGLIMGGRAPDTPAMAVQWGSTRAQRQVSATLADLPEALGAAGLGSPAILVVGAVTALADHLAWFDPDAIPAAMQAQA encoded by the coding sequence ATGCACGCAGGCACGGTTTCTCTCATCGGTGCCGGACCCGGCGATCCCGAACTCCTGACCCTGAAGGCCCTGCGCCGGATCCAGGCAGCCGACATCATCTTTTACGATGCCCTGGTGAACCCGGAAATTCTGGCCCACGCGCGGCCCGGCGTTCGGCTGGTGGATGTCGGCAAACGCGGCGGCCAGGCTTCCACGCCGCAGATCTCGATCCAGGCGCAACTCGTCCGCGCGGCAAGTCAGGGTTTGGCGGTGGTGCGGCTCAAAGGCGGGGACCCCTTCATCTTCGGGCGCGGCGGCGAGGAGTGCATGGCCCTGCGCGCCGCCGGCATCACCTTCGAGGTGGTGCCGGGCATCACCAGCGGCATGGCGGCGGCCGCCTATGCCGGCGTGCCGCTGACTTACCGCGGCCTGAGCCAATCGGTGGCCTTCGTCACCGGCCACGAGGCGCCGAACGCGCCCAAAGTCGATTGGGGCAGGATGGCCCAAGGCGCCGATACTCTGGTCATTTACATGGGGGTAAGCCACTTGCCTGAAATCGTCGCCGGGCTCATCATGGGAGGGCGTGCACCGGACACTCCGGCCATGGCCGTGCAGTGGGGCAGCACTCGTGCCCAGCGTCAGGTGAGCGCCACGCTGGCCGATCTGCCCGAGGCCCTGGGCGCCGCCGGGCTGGGCAGCCCCGCCATTCTCGTGGTCGGCGCGGTCACGGCGCTCGCCGACCACTTGGCTTGGTTCGATCCGGACGCGATCCCGGCGGCCATGCAGGCCCAAGCCTGA
- a CDS encoding HAD hydrolase-like protein, whose amino-acid sequence MLGKPAKAFFDSVLGQLHAEPTQAIMIGDDLVADIQGAQEAGISAILVRTGKFRPADAEDPRIRPAQIADDFATAVDWLLTQRESTGV is encoded by the coding sequence GTGCTCGGCAAGCCCGCCAAGGCTTTTTTCGACAGCGTGCTCGGGCAGCTGCACGCCGAGCCGACACAAGCCATCATGATCGGCGATGATCTCGTGGCCGATATTCAAGGCGCGCAGGAGGCCGGCATTTCCGCCATCCTGGTACGCACCGGCAAGTTCCGTCCGGCCGATGCCGAAGATCCGCGTATCCGGCCCGCTCAAATCGCCGACGACTTCGCCACGGCGGTCGACTGGCTTCTGACTCAGAGGGAAAGTACCGGTGTCTGA